One window from the genome of Gimesia aquarii encodes:
- a CDS encoding alpha-amylase family protein gives MFDSQIMILQFRRMVSIIAVLACWFSPSFVFAENDWSPHLNHWLNQNQITHVSIPQNRKFDEQYNFLILVWQYKTRATNDRDLYKKIHLNGWHIDYGEGKQKLAAWGAQQEWPYYVDHAAGKGILHLTPRSGLSSIPKSGAPSPRPWSFADPKTFQELTRRIDANIPPILNGPVAAIALDDEVSLGSFNSPLEVDYSPQAIAAFRKWLKSQYSSNSAWQRAWQLPAVSESAKLTSAQPVTYEKVRQQLKNLPPSKWRLAPWLDFRTFMDQMHAETFAASVQHVRSHAPTVPIGVVGGQQPSAYGGFDYSLLRHSVQWMEAYDIGGTNELLRSFWADTPRRYQMQTYFASGNIARDQWFLWYYLAHGNRGVIAWPDSGGKPWFNAGKINPAVEKLSNTFAAVQADSLQVLAAPQTEPVFSPIALLYSHPSVQVGWAIDATTHGKTWPRRSSSLDNSCLSSGKNRVAWTRLLEDLGHQPRWIDTQELRAGELQSRGIKLLILPQAFALSSEECQAIKAFVKSGGAVIADYAPAITDQHGSGYLTPPLDQLFGLKRVSKSGWFDGNRRFEVDGERYRRPFAERLPQENCLLDSNMPIVERSLSGTRFEHQLGSGRTLYLNLSPTGYFDQSLRGADFGNHWRKWIGDWIAKEGIQEPVRVTREDQREHGVELLRYRTKDQTEIWAIVANPTRQASVDGPGSGIALSSQNIPLRIETTLPISGCRNLRTGKSLGTKFPLQIELPGSEAIVLEVTIKP, from the coding sequence ATGTTTGATTCTCAAATCATGATTCTCCAATTCAGGAGAATGGTAAGTATCATTGCGGTTTTGGCTTGTTGGTTTTCTCCATCTTTCGTCTTTGCAGAAAACGATTGGTCACCTCATCTCAATCATTGGTTGAATCAGAATCAAATTACTCATGTTTCCATTCCACAGAATCGAAAATTTGATGAGCAATACAATTTTCTTATCCTGGTTTGGCAGTACAAAACACGTGCAACAAACGATAGAGATCTTTACAAAAAAATTCATCTCAATGGTTGGCACATTGATTATGGTGAAGGCAAGCAAAAACTTGCAGCGTGGGGAGCCCAACAGGAGTGGCCGTATTATGTCGATCATGCCGCCGGTAAGGGGATCTTGCATCTGACACCACGTTCCGGACTCAGTTCAATTCCGAAATCAGGCGCACCCTCACCGCGACCCTGGTCTTTTGCCGATCCCAAAACATTTCAGGAGTTGACTCGTCGGATTGATGCGAACATACCGCCCATTCTGAATGGGCCCGTTGCCGCCATCGCATTAGATGATGAAGTCTCGTTAGGCAGTTTTAATTCGCCGTTGGAAGTCGATTATTCACCTCAAGCCATTGCCGCGTTTCGCAAATGGTTGAAATCTCAGTATTCTTCCAATTCAGCCTGGCAACGTGCATGGCAGTTACCAGCGGTATCTGAATCAGCAAAACTTACTTCTGCTCAGCCGGTGACTTATGAGAAAGTCCGGCAGCAGCTCAAAAATTTACCACCGAGCAAATGGCGACTGGCACCCTGGCTTGACTTTCGAACATTTATGGATCAGATGCATGCGGAAACCTTCGCTGCCTCGGTCCAACATGTGCGCAGCCATGCCCCCACAGTACCGATTGGTGTAGTGGGTGGACAACAACCATCGGCGTATGGCGGATTTGACTACAGCCTACTGCGCCATTCTGTGCAATGGATGGAAGCATATGACATTGGTGGTACAAACGAACTTTTACGCAGCTTTTGGGCTGATACGCCACGGCGGTATCAGATGCAAACCTATTTTGCTTCTGGCAATATAGCCCGAGATCAATGGTTTTTGTGGTACTATCTAGCTCATGGCAATCGTGGAGTGATCGCCTGGCCCGACTCGGGAGGTAAGCCCTGGTTTAATGCCGGGAAAATCAATCCTGCGGTCGAAAAGTTAAGTAACACATTTGCCGCGGTCCAGGCAGATTCCTTGCAGGTTTTAGCTGCGCCGCAAACCGAACCCGTTTTTTCCCCAATTGCGTTGCTCTATTCTCATCCGAGTGTCCAGGTTGGTTGGGCCATTGATGCGACGACCCACGGTAAAACCTGGCCGAGGCGTTCATCCAGTCTTGACAATTCTTGCTTATCGAGTGGAAAGAATCGTGTCGCCTGGACACGTCTTCTCGAAGACCTGGGACATCAACCACGTTGGATCGATACACAGGAACTACGCGCCGGTGAGCTGCAAAGCAGGGGGATCAAACTTTTGATTTTACCACAAGCGTTTGCTTTAAGCAGTGAAGAATGTCAGGCGATCAAAGCATTCGTCAAGAGTGGAGGCGCTGTCATCGCAGATTATGCTCCTGCAATAACCGATCAACACGGAAGTGGATATCTGACTCCTCCCCTGGATCAACTCTTCGGACTCAAACGTGTATCAAAGTCGGGTTGGTTTGATGGAAATCGACGATTCGAAGTAGATGGCGAGCGCTATCGCCGACCTTTTGCAGAACGTTTGCCTCAAGAAAACTGCCTGCTCGATTCTAATATGCCAATTGTCGAACGAAGTCTTTCCGGAACTCGTTTTGAACATCAACTTGGTAGCGGACGTACGCTTTATTTAAATCTTTCTCCCACTGGCTATTTTGATCAATCTTTGCGTGGAGCCGACTTCGGTAATCACTGGAGAAAATGGATTGGTGACTGGATTGCCAAAGAGGGGATTCAGGAGCCTGTGCGTGTCACTCGAGAAGATCAACGGGAGCATGGCGTTGAATTGTTACGTTATCGAACCAAAGACCAAACAGAAATTTGGGCCATTGTTGCGAATCCCACACGTCAGGCTAGTGTCGATGGACCGGGCAGTGGTATCGCTTTGTCTTCACAGAACATTCCGCTCCGTATTGAAACAACTTTGCCAATCTCTGGGTGTCGAAATCTTCGCACAGGTAAATCTTTGGGAACTAAATTTCCATTGCAAATCGAGTTGCCCGGTAGCGAAGCAATCGTGTTGGAAGTGACGATTAAACCTTAA
- a CDS encoding baeRF10 domain-containing protein produces the protein MELKNLNQHIHNLISLTATEAPVISCYQSLVNRRLKDRNIFVERIRTLQHRLSGSEREDFDTALAQIQRYLDTELLPDAQGIAIFCRAGKEPFFLPMQFRVPLPNWIAVDNVPNIYHLIELKDTYHRYIVMIATEESVRILQVNLGSITAQMWNERPELRKRVGREWTKAHFQRYLKERKRKFLKESIALLDKLMVAGDYSHLILAGNTNVVSQIKNELPKHLMERVIDSVTASGSTPLKDVVESTLAAFVEAEEQESRAKVRDLLSQLRTGGLAVAGTGPSYRALCLGQVDVLVLHKDYQPGMVWLCNQCFNLDLDSVQPESCPECGSRTFRKVDIKEKMVSLAEEFDSTIEVVNQSDELVQLGSVGCLLSYRLFDDYI, from the coding sequence ATGGAACTCAAGAACTTAAATCAACATATTCATAATTTAATATCGCTCACTGCTACAGAGGCTCCTGTCATCAGTTGCTATCAGTCGCTGGTCAATAGGCGCCTTAAAGACAGAAATATTTTTGTTGAACGAATACGAACCCTACAACACAGATTGAGTGGTTCTGAACGAGAAGACTTTGATACGGCTCTCGCTCAAATCCAGCGATATCTCGATACGGAATTATTACCGGATGCACAAGGGATTGCCATTTTCTGTCGAGCCGGTAAGGAACCTTTTTTCCTACCAATGCAATTCCGGGTCCCACTCCCAAATTGGATCGCTGTTGACAATGTTCCTAATATTTACCACTTAATCGAACTGAAAGATACCTATCATCGCTACATCGTGATGATTGCCACCGAAGAAAGTGTCCGCATACTGCAAGTGAATCTGGGAAGTATCACAGCACAAATGTGGAACGAGAGACCAGAGTTGCGTAAGCGAGTAGGACGCGAATGGACCAAAGCACATTTTCAAAGATATTTGAAGGAACGCAAACGCAAGTTTCTCAAAGAATCGATTGCATTACTTGATAAGTTGATGGTGGCAGGTGATTATTCGCACTTAATTCTTGCAGGAAATACGAATGTCGTGTCTCAAATAAAAAATGAACTGCCAAAACACTTAATGGAACGTGTAATTGATAGCGTGACTGCATCCGGTTCAACACCGCTGAAAGATGTTGTGGAGAGTACACTTGCCGCTTTTGTCGAAGCGGAAGAACAGGAATCGAGAGCCAAAGTCAGGGATTTGCTGAGTCAACTCCGCACAGGTGGATTGGCAGTCGCAGGAACCGGCCCCAGCTATCGCGCGTTATGCCTTGGGCAAGTGGATGTTCTGGTTTTGCATAAAGATTATCAGCCAGGGATGGTTTGGTTATGCAATCAATGCTTTAATCTCGATCTTGATTCCGTACAACCCGAGTCATGCCCTGAATGTGGGTCACGGACGTTTCGCAAGGTTGATATTAAAGAGAAAATGGTCAGCCTGGCAGAAGAATTCGATAGCACAATCGAAGTTGTTAACCAGAGTGATGAGTTAGTCCAGCTTGGCAGTGTCGGTTGTCTGCTCAGCTACCGGTTATTCGACGATTACATTTAG
- the nhaR gene encoding transcriptional activator NhaR → MDWLNYHHLYYFWLVAREGSIARAAKLLHLAHPTISKQLQQLESSFSEKLFDRAGRNLVLTEFGHTVFRYAEEIFSVGRELQDAVRKKSGSRPARFEVGIVEVLAKLVAHRLLEPAFQLEEDVHIVCRQGKHDELLAELAVHRLDLMFSDAPVSPTASVKAFNHLLGESGLSFFATSQLASKFCGNFPNSLNAAPLLLPEDKTAVRRNLEQWFYTEGLRPRIVGEFEDTALMKVFGQDGVGIFPAPTMIEKEICHQHKVRVVGRTDAVCERYYAISVERRIKHPAVLAICEDYSSL, encoded by the coding sequence ATGGACTGGCTCAATTATCATCACCTGTATTACTTCTGGCTAGTGGCGCGTGAGGGTAGTATCGCGCGTGCTGCCAAACTGTTACATTTGGCCCATCCGACCATCAGCAAACAGCTCCAACAGCTGGAATCTTCTTTTAGCGAGAAGCTTTTTGACCGTGCCGGTCGAAATTTGGTGCTAACAGAATTTGGGCACACGGTTTTTCGATATGCCGAAGAGATCTTTTCTGTGGGCCGTGAATTGCAAGATGCGGTACGCAAGAAGTCAGGCAGTCGACCTGCTCGGTTCGAAGTCGGGATTGTCGAAGTTTTAGCAAAACTTGTAGCTCACCGGTTGTTGGAACCGGCATTCCAATTGGAAGAGGACGTTCATATCGTCTGTCGTCAGGGTAAGCATGATGAATTACTGGCTGAACTGGCGGTACATCGTCTGGATCTCATGTTTTCCGACGCGCCTGTCAGTCCAACAGCAAGTGTGAAAGCATTCAATCATTTGCTGGGAGAGTCTGGGTTGTCATTTTTCGCGACGTCGCAACTTGCTTCAAAGTTTTGTGGGAATTTTCCCAACTCTCTGAATGCGGCGCCACTCTTATTACCAGAGGACAAAACTGCGGTACGCCGTAATCTGGAACAGTGGTTTTATACAGAAGGTCTTCGACCGCGAATTGTGGGTGAGTTTGAAGATACTGCTCTGATGAAAGTCTTCGGTCAGGACGGGGTTGGCATTTTTCCTGCGCCTACGATGATTGAAAAAGAGATTTGTCATCAGCACAAAGTACGTGTTGTCGGTCGTACTGATGCAGTCTGCGAACGCTATTATGCAATTTCTGTTGAACGTCGTATAAAACACCCGGCAGTACTTGCCATTTGTGAAGACTACAGTTCGCTCTAA
- a CDS encoding cation-transporting P-type ATPase encodes METLIKKHLHHVSVDEAVQLLDVDSQKGLDEFEIEARQKRFGPNTIPTQTGSGPLKRLLLQFHQPLVYILIAAGTITGLLQEWVDSGVIFGVVLVNALIGYLQESKAAKALEALANTVTTDATVVRAGETRNVPSTELVPGDIVLLQSGDKVPADLRLIETRDLQIDESALTGESVPVEKHSQVYQPNTPLAERQNMAYSSTLVTYGQGRGVIFATGSHTEVGRISELISEADILQTPLTRKVTWFSQVLLVVILILAAITFGIGVIRGESAYVMFMAAVALAVGAIPEGLPAAVTITLAIGVARMARRRAIIRRLPAVETLGSTTIICSDKTGTLTENQMTVRAIWAGGEQYDVTGVGYAASGTIHVSGNESNHDLNVAARECLLAGLLCNDSRLVKKEARWEVQGDPTEGALLTSAAKAGLDNDELITGIPRIDVIPFESEYQYMATLHEMGTESPGRIYVKGAMEVILSKCTSALNASGECVPLPLEKIQHEFDQLATQGLRVLAFARGEIERGTPDTNRLSHANVSNLTFLGLQGMIDPPRAEAIAAVKACQTAGVRVKMITGDHALTAAAIAQQVGLDGMATQSDIPPKVVSGKELTKISDRDLISVAETSAVFARVTPEEKLRLVRALQAQKQIVAMTGDGVNDAPALKQADIGVAMGVGGTEVAKEAADMVLTDDNFASIEAAVEEGRGVFDNLTKFIVWTLPTNLGEGLVILAAVFLGVTLPILPVQILWINMTTAVLLGLMLAFEPKEEDIMQRPPRDPGTPLLTSELIGRIFLVGTLLLLGAFGLFEWALLSGSSIEEARTIAVNVFVMVELFYLFNCRSLTRSMFQLGLFSNLWVVGGAAIMIVLQLLYTYAPSMNRLFHSTPIGWNWWGWIISVGVTAYCVVGFEKWIRRRQTSLTSKEN; translated from the coding sequence ATGGAGACACTAATCAAAAAGCACTTACATCATGTTTCAGTAGACGAAGCCGTTCAATTACTGGATGTTGATTCGCAAAAAGGTCTGGACGAATTTGAAATTGAGGCACGTCAAAAACGTTTTGGTCCCAACACAATCCCCACACAGACTGGTTCGGGTCCTTTAAAACGATTACTACTACAGTTTCATCAACCACTGGTATACATCCTAATTGCCGCAGGCACCATCACCGGGTTGTTACAGGAGTGGGTTGATTCCGGAGTCATTTTTGGTGTCGTACTGGTGAATGCTTTGATTGGATATTTACAGGAGTCCAAAGCAGCCAAGGCACTGGAAGCTCTCGCCAACACAGTTACGACAGATGCAACCGTTGTTCGGGCCGGTGAAACACGCAATGTACCATCCACAGAGCTTGTTCCAGGCGATATAGTGCTCTTGCAATCTGGTGATAAGGTCCCCGCGGACTTAAGACTGATTGAGACACGCGACTTACAGATTGACGAATCGGCGTTGACGGGAGAATCGGTACCCGTCGAGAAACACTCTCAGGTATATCAACCGAACACACCACTCGCCGAGCGTCAAAATATGGCGTATTCTTCAACCCTTGTCACTTATGGCCAGGGACGAGGTGTGATATTCGCGACTGGAAGCCATACCGAAGTGGGCCGCATTTCCGAATTGATTTCAGAGGCCGACATTTTACAAACTCCCCTGACCCGAAAGGTAACCTGGTTCAGCCAGGTGCTGTTAGTGGTGATTCTCATCCTGGCTGCCATCACGTTTGGGATTGGAGTAATACGGGGCGAATCTGCCTACGTCATGTTTATGGCCGCTGTAGCATTAGCGGTAGGAGCAATTCCCGAGGGACTGCCCGCAGCAGTCACCATCACTTTGGCAATTGGTGTAGCGCGAATGGCACGACGTCGGGCCATTATTCGTCGGCTACCAGCGGTTGAAACGCTGGGAAGCACCACAATTATCTGCTCGGATAAAACAGGAACGCTGACTGAAAACCAGATGACAGTCCGAGCGATCTGGGCAGGAGGTGAACAATATGATGTGACCGGTGTGGGCTATGCCGCTTCAGGAACCATTCACGTTAGTGGAAATGAGTCTAACCATGACTTGAATGTCGCGGCGCGCGAGTGTCTGCTAGCAGGACTCTTATGCAACGATTCAAGATTGGTCAAAAAGGAGGCACGTTGGGAAGTCCAAGGCGATCCAACAGAAGGCGCTCTGCTGACCTCCGCTGCCAAAGCCGGCTTAGACAACGACGAACTAATAACTGGAATACCTCGAATCGATGTCATTCCGTTCGAATCTGAATACCAATACATGGCCACACTTCATGAAATGGGAACAGAGTCACCAGGACGTATCTATGTCAAAGGGGCTATGGAGGTCATCTTGTCCAAGTGTACCTCGGCTTTAAATGCCTCTGGTGAATGCGTTCCACTTCCGCTTGAGAAAATTCAACATGAGTTTGATCAATTAGCTACTCAAGGATTGCGCGTGCTTGCGTTTGCGCGAGGTGAGATTGAACGTGGCACACCCGACACAAATCGACTGTCCCATGCGAATGTGAGTAACTTAACGTTTCTCGGACTTCAAGGAATGATCGACCCGCCTCGGGCTGAAGCAATTGCTGCAGTAAAAGCATGTCAGACAGCTGGTGTCCGCGTAAAGATGATTACCGGCGATCACGCTTTGACTGCTGCCGCGATCGCTCAACAAGTAGGTTTGGATGGCATGGCGACACAAAGCGATATTCCTCCCAAGGTCGTTTCGGGGAAAGAGCTAACTAAGATCTCCGATCGGGATCTGATTAGTGTTGCAGAAACCAGTGCGGTATTTGCGCGCGTGACTCCAGAAGAAAAACTGCGTTTGGTCCGTGCTCTTCAAGCTCAGAAACAGATCGTGGCAATGACAGGAGATGGGGTAAATGACGCACCAGCACTGAAACAGGCAGACATTGGAGTCGCGATGGGCGTGGGTGGCACGGAAGTCGCAAAAGAAGCTGCCGACATGGTTTTGACCGATGATAATTTCGCTTCCATTGAAGCTGCTGTCGAAGAAGGACGTGGTGTTTTCGACAACCTGACGAAATTTATCGTCTGGACATTACCGACAAATCTGGGGGAAGGTTTAGTCATTCTGGCAGCAGTTTTTCTGGGAGTCACCTTACCAATCCTGCCCGTTCAGATTCTGTGGATCAATATGACAACAGCGGTTTTATTGGGATTGATGCTGGCATTTGAGCCCAAAGAAGAAGATATCATGCAGCGTCCTCCCCGAGATCCTGGCACCCCCTTACTCACTAGTGAACTCATTGGACGTATTTTTCTAGTCGGAACTTTATTACTCCTCGGCGCGTTTGGGCTGTTTGAGTGGGCTTTATTAAGTGGTTCTAGTATTGAAGAGGCACGGACCATTGCCGTGAATGTGTTTGTCATGGTCGAACTCTTCTATCTGTTCAATTGCCGCAGTCTGACAAGATCGATGTTCCAACTCGGTCTGTTTAGTAATCTCTGGGTTGTTGGTGGAGCGGCCATCATGATCGTGCTGCAATTGCTTTACACTTATGCCCCGTCTATGAACCGTCTCTTTCACAGTACTCCTATCGGCTGGAACTGGTGGGGTTGGATTATTTCTGTCGGTGTTACCGCATACTGTGTTGTTGGTTTTGAAAAATGGATACGCCGTCGTCAAACGTCACTGACATCGAAGGAAAACTAA